A part of Microbacterium atlanticum genomic DNA contains:
- a CDS encoding D-alanyl-D-alanine carboxypeptidase family protein, translated as MTLDDASAPTRRALRARSRVVPGGAPEDPVESGTLTMPTGGAADTSHPGTHTAPEEVTLAPPTIATVPLGGTVATAAPAVPAFDPPETTLAPPPGRVTTEFTPVEQLDSTASPPEGEPVEPAAPDPVATLAGPAGGEAPSASYGTQALAWVDDTALAAASTPPDLVAASVPYVAVEPSLLADPPRDSPLRPGVVVPALVIAGLVGAYSATTLLWPLHAVAPAVTAIEVQPQAAPTAVPVWPAEGSAAQAVAGIPGTLSSSPDPAAIASITKVVTALVVLDEMPLALGEAGPEFRFTGADNSEYWQYRARGESALDVPVGGTLTEYQMLEGMLIGSANNYADRLAENLWPSDAVYASAANEWLRTHGVPGVQVVEPTGMDARNAASPEALITLAQKALAHPVIAEIVAKPTTELPGAGLVENTNELLADPGVVGIKTGTLDEWNLLSAKDVTVGDTTVRLYASVLGQPDDDARLAASRAIYSQLEQELQLRPSVTAGTVAGVVETRWGDEVDVVTTGDAAVILWNGGTGAVTTTYDLGDGREDGDVVGSLTVRGPLDDATVELRLDGDVPDPSPWWRLTHPLDLFGLND; from the coding sequence GTGACCCTCGACGACGCGTCCGCGCCCACGCGCCGCGCGCTGCGCGCGCGGTCGCGGGTCGTGCCGGGCGGAGCGCCCGAGGATCCGGTCGAGAGCGGGACCCTCACCATGCCGACCGGCGGCGCCGCCGACACGTCGCACCCGGGAACGCACACGGCGCCGGAGGAGGTCACGCTCGCTCCCCCGACGATCGCGACGGTGCCGCTCGGCGGCACCGTCGCGACCGCAGCCCCGGCCGTACCCGCGTTCGACCCGCCGGAGACCACGCTCGCGCCTCCCCCGGGACGCGTCACCACGGAGTTCACGCCCGTCGAACAGCTCGACAGCACCGCGTCGCCGCCGGAGGGCGAGCCGGTCGAGCCCGCCGCCCCGGACCCGGTCGCGACCCTCGCCGGCCCGGCTGGCGGCGAAGCGCCGTCGGCGTCCTACGGCACGCAGGCCCTCGCGTGGGTCGACGACACCGCCCTCGCCGCCGCCTCGACGCCCCCGGACCTCGTGGCGGCATCGGTGCCATACGTCGCCGTCGAGCCCAGCCTGCTCGCCGATCCCCCGCGCGACTCGCCGCTGCGCCCCGGGGTGGTGGTGCCGGCACTCGTGATCGCGGGGCTGGTGGGCGCCTACTCCGCGACGACCCTGCTCTGGCCGCTGCACGCCGTGGCGCCGGCGGTCACCGCCATCGAGGTGCAGCCGCAGGCCGCGCCGACCGCCGTCCCGGTGTGGCCCGCCGAGGGCAGCGCGGCCCAAGCGGTGGCCGGCATCCCCGGGACGCTCTCGTCGTCGCCCGATCCGGCGGCCATCGCGAGCATCACCAAGGTCGTGACGGCCCTCGTCGTCCTCGATGAGATGCCCCTCGCGCTCGGCGAAGCGGGCCCCGAGTTCCGCTTCACCGGGGCGGACAACTCCGAGTACTGGCAGTACCGCGCACGCGGCGAGTCGGCACTCGACGTGCCGGTGGGCGGCACGCTCACCGAGTATCAGATGCTCGAGGGCATGCTGATCGGGTCGGCGAACAACTACGCCGACCGTCTCGCGGAGAACCTGTGGCCCTCCGACGCGGTCTACGCGTCGGCGGCGAACGAGTGGCTCCGCACGCACGGCGTGCCTGGCGTGCAGGTCGTCGAGCCCACGGGGATGGATGCGCGCAACGCGGCCTCGCCCGAGGCGCTCATCACCCTGGCGCAGAAGGCTCTGGCACATCCGGTCATCGCCGAGATCGTCGCCAAGCCGACGACCGAGCTGCCCGGAGCGGGCCTCGTCGAGAACACGAACGAGCTGCTGGCCGATCCGGGCGTCGTCGGCATCAAGACCGGCACCCTCGACGAGTGGAACCTGCTGTCGGCCAAGGACGTCACGGTCGGCGACACGACCGTCCGCCTCTACGCATCGGTGCTCGGGCAGCCCGACGACGACGCTCGGCTCGCCGCCTCCCGGGCGATCTACTCCCAGCTCGAGCAGGAGCTTCAGCTGCGCCCCTCCGTCACCGCCGGCACCGTCGCGGGTGTCGTCGAGACCAGATGGGGCGACGAGGTGGACGTCGTCACGACCGGCGACGCGGCGGTGATCCTGTGGAACGGCGGCACGGGCGCCGTCACGACGACGTACGACCTCGGCGACGGCCGCGAGGACGGCGACGTCGTCGGTTCGCTGACCGTGCGCGGGCCGCTCGACGACGCCACCGTCGAGCTGCGACTGGACGGCGACGTGCCCGATCCCTCGCCGTGGTGGCGCCTCACGCACCCGCTCGATCTGTTCGGGCTCAACGACTGA
- a CDS encoding fumarylacetoacetate hydrolase family protein: MKFARLGPPAGEIPVVLDAGRHLDLRPLTSDIDGTFLADDPVGRTSAAIADGRLPELDGAAGLRVGAPIARPSAVVCIGMNYAAHAAESGSAPPSVPVMFLKTPNTVVGPFDPVTIPRGSEKTDWEVELGVVIGRRAAYLDSAADAAAHIAGFVAANDVSERTFQLEVSGGQWSKGKCAPGFNPTGPWLVTPDEVDPQALRLHSRVNGEPRQDSSTADMIFPVDHIVWHLSQFLTLEPGDLILTGTPEGVALSGRFPYLAAGDVVEIEIEGLGAQRQEFIAWRATR; this comes from the coding sequence ATGAAGTTCGCGCGACTCGGCCCGCCCGCAGGCGAGATCCCCGTCGTCCTCGACGCGGGCCGCCACCTCGATCTGCGACCGCTCACCTCCGATATCGACGGCACCTTCCTCGCCGACGACCCGGTCGGCCGCACGTCCGCGGCGATCGCCGACGGGCGGCTCCCGGAGCTGGACGGCGCAGCGGGACTGCGCGTCGGCGCCCCGATCGCGCGACCGAGCGCCGTGGTGTGCATCGGCATGAACTACGCCGCGCACGCCGCCGAGTCCGGCTCGGCGCCACCCAGCGTGCCGGTGATGTTCCTCAAGACGCCCAACACGGTCGTGGGCCCCTTCGACCCGGTCACGATCCCGCGCGGGAGCGAGAAGACCGACTGGGAGGTGGAGCTCGGAGTCGTCATCGGCCGGCGCGCCGCGTATCTCGACTCTGCCGCGGACGCCGCGGCGCACATCGCGGGCTTCGTGGCGGCCAACGACGTCTCGGAGCGCACGTTCCAGCTGGAGGTCTCGGGCGGGCAGTGGTCGAAGGGCAAGTGCGCGCCGGGCTTCAACCCGACCGGGCCCTGGCTGGTCACCCCCGACGAGGTCGATCCGCAGGCGCTGCGCCTGCACAGCCGCGTCAACGGCGAGCCGCGGCAGGACTCCTCCACCGCCGACATGATCTTCCCCGTCGACCACATCGTGTGGCATCTGTCGCAGTTCCTGACCCTCGAACCCGGCGACCTGATCCTCACCGGCACTCCCGAGGGCGTGGCCCTGTCGGGGAGGTTCCCCTATCTCGCCGCGGGCGACGTCGTGGAGATCGAGATCGAGGGCCTCGGCGCACAGCGGCAGGAGTTCATCGCGTGGCGGGCGACGCGATGA
- a CDS encoding SDR family NAD(P)-dependent oxidoreductase, which produces MSGPQLEGLVAVVTGGASGIGAAIAARLAAEGAEVAVLDRDTAGVDPRFAAFAADVSDRAAVERAVAQVAERFGRIDIVVNNAGIGAQGDVAANDDEEWARVLSVNVTGIARVTAAALPWLRRSPAAAVCNTSSIAATAGLPQRALYSASKGAVLALTRAMAADHLREGIRVNAVNPGTADTPWVARLLEQAPDPVAERAALEERQPHGRLVSADEVAGAVLYLVSPLSGSTTGTFLEVDGGMSGLRLRPARG; this is translated from the coding sequence ATGAGCGGTCCGCAGCTGGAGGGCCTCGTCGCCGTCGTGACCGGCGGGGCGTCGGGCATCGGCGCGGCGATCGCCGCCCGGCTCGCCGCCGAGGGCGCCGAGGTCGCGGTCCTCGACCGCGACACCGCGGGCGTCGACCCGCGGTTCGCCGCCTTCGCCGCGGATGTGTCGGATCGCGCCGCTGTCGAGCGGGCGGTCGCCCAGGTCGCCGAGCGGTTCGGCCGCATCGACATCGTGGTCAACAACGCGGGCATCGGCGCGCAGGGCGACGTGGCCGCCAACGACGACGAGGAGTGGGCACGGGTGCTGTCGGTCAACGTCACCGGCATCGCGCGGGTGACCGCTGCGGCTCTGCCGTGGCTGCGCCGGTCGCCGGCCGCAGCGGTCTGCAACACGTCGTCGATCGCCGCCACAGCGGGCCTGCCGCAGCGCGCACTGTACAGCGCGTCGAAGGGGGCTGTGCTGGCGCTGACCCGGGCGATGGCCGCCGACCACCTGCGCGAGGGCATCCGCGTCAACGCGGTGAACCCCGGCACCGCCGACACGCCGTGGGTGGCCCGGCTGCTGGAGCAGGCACCCGACCCGGTCGCCGAGCGGGCAGCGCTCGAGGAGCGTCAGCCGCACGGGCGCCTCGTGTCGGCCGACGAGGTCGCCGGCGCCGTGCTCTATCTGGTGAGCCCGCTGTCGGGGTCGACCACCGGCACGTTCCTCGAGGTCGACGGCGGCATGTCGGGTCTCCGGCTCCGCCCCGCCCGCGGCTGA
- a CDS encoding J domain-containing protein: protein MFDSPLSASAYEVLAVDPDVDDETLRKAYRLRLRQTHPDTGGDAAVFIQVQRAWELVGTPEARAAYDRGHGFGDAAPPEWSGWRPPAARTDTRPRARSYGHPGGWRRERYLTLIREWAGRGVTVDDPYDPALVRSAPVGLRRLLADALAEEATARIVADLGMGYTVWHDVAAAGRGGDPDAKIDHIVLGPSGLYGVLSEDFGGPVRIRRGEFVGDGVPGTPIAELLGRMRVIARAAGVRFSGAVVVLPDEDVLEPIEELGKVRGVRVAVASRSALSTVLRRGITGARDIGGNEVFDYRTRLQQTVSFA, encoded by the coding sequence GTGTTCGACAGTCCGCTCTCGGCGTCGGCGTACGAGGTGCTCGCCGTCGACCCCGACGTCGATGACGAGACGCTCCGCAAGGCGTATCGCCTGCGCCTGCGGCAGACCCATCCCGACACCGGCGGCGACGCGGCCGTGTTCATCCAGGTGCAGCGGGCGTGGGAGCTCGTCGGAACGCCCGAGGCGCGCGCGGCGTATGACCGCGGGCACGGGTTCGGCGATGCGGCGCCGCCCGAGTGGTCGGGCTGGCGGCCGCCCGCGGCGCGCACCGACACACGCCCTCGCGCCCGCTCCTACGGCCATCCCGGCGGGTGGCGGCGAGAGCGCTACCTCACGCTGATCCGCGAGTGGGCGGGCCGGGGCGTGACGGTCGACGACCCCTACGACCCCGCGCTGGTGCGCTCCGCGCCGGTGGGTCTGCGACGCCTCCTCGCCGATGCGCTCGCCGAGGAGGCCACGGCGCGCATCGTGGCGGACCTCGGCATGGGCTACACCGTCTGGCACGACGTCGCCGCCGCCGGGCGGGGCGGCGACCCCGACGCGAAGATCGACCACATCGTGCTCGGGCCGAGCGGTCTCTACGGCGTGCTGTCGGAGGACTTCGGAGGACCGGTGCGGATCCGCCGCGGCGAGTTCGTGGGCGACGGGGTGCCCGGCACGCCCATCGCCGAGCTGCTCGGGCGCATGCGCGTGATCGCCCGCGCGGCAGGCGTCCGCTTCAGCGGTGCCGTGGTGGTGCTGCCCGACGAGGACGTGCTCGAGCCCATCGAGGAGCTCGGCAAGGTCCGCGGCGTACGCGTGGCCGTGGCATCCCGCAGTGCCCTCAGCACCGTGCTGCGGCGCGGCATCACGGGAGCGCGCGACATCGGCGGGAACGAGGTCTTCGACTACCGCACCCGCCTGCAGCAGACCGTGAGCTTCGCCTGA
- a CDS encoding LssY C-terminal domain-containing protein, whose product MSSRRRAYSLGVAIDWFFFVFAGAAALWLAYLSFTETFRVGWWGVPFFIAFWVLLAYLVLPRLHRILTTVYVPDYFIGRTRTSDGLLGDPVNLAFLGTGEQIQAAMRAAGWTPADPVTLGSSWRIITSTLTRRSYDEAPVSPLFLFGRQQDFAYQQEVDGNPAQRHHVRFWRCPDGWLLPGGRRVDWLAAGTFDTSVGLSLFTLQVTHRIDADTDVERDHIVKTVTDADPRVAVDVIADFATGYHARNGGGDSIRTDGDLPIVDVRALPAPPADPEDVTA is encoded by the coding sequence ATGAGCAGCCGGCGGCGCGCCTACTCCCTCGGGGTCGCGATCGACTGGTTCTTCTTCGTCTTCGCCGGTGCGGCCGCGCTGTGGCTGGCCTACCTCAGCTTCACCGAGACCTTCCGGGTGGGGTGGTGGGGCGTTCCCTTCTTCATCGCCTTCTGGGTCTTGCTGGCCTACCTCGTGCTGCCGAGGCTGCACCGCATCCTCACCACCGTCTACGTGCCGGACTACTTCATCGGCCGCACCCGCACCAGCGACGGCCTCCTCGGTGATCCGGTCAACCTCGCGTTCCTCGGCACCGGCGAGCAGATCCAGGCGGCGATGCGGGCGGCCGGCTGGACCCCGGCCGACCCGGTCACGCTCGGCTCGTCCTGGCGGATCATCACGTCGACGCTCACCCGCCGCAGCTACGACGAGGCCCCCGTGAGCCCGCTGTTCCTCTTCGGCCGTCAGCAGGACTTCGCCTACCAGCAGGAAGTCGACGGCAACCCCGCCCAGCGGCACCACGTGCGATTCTGGCGGTGCCCCGACGGGTGGCTGCTGCCCGGCGGGCGGCGCGTGGACTGGCTGGCGGCCGGCACGTTCGACACCAGCGTCGGGCTCTCGCTGTTCACGCTCCAGGTCACCCACCGCATCGACGCCGACACCGATGTCGAGCGCGACCACATCGTCAAGACGGTGACGGATGCCGACCCCCGCGTCGCCGTGGACGTCATCGCCGATTTCGCCACGGGCTATCACGCGCGCAACGGCGGCGGCGACAGCATCCGCACCGACGGCGACCTGCCGATCGTGGACGTGCGGGCGCTCCCCGCTCCCCCCGCCGACCCGGAGGACGTGACGGCATGA
- a CDS encoding enoyl-CoA hydratase/isomerase family protein, whose translation MTDPVDAASEPAVLASTSGGLGRLTLNRPRAINALNLDMVRRLHETLDAWEHDSDVDAVLLDGAGDRGLCAGGDVRGLAEQVTSGRPEDAALFFREEYALNARIAEYPKPFVAFADGITMGGGIGVAGHARIRIVTERSKLAMPETRIGFTPDVGGSWLLAHAPGRLGEYLGLTGAVMDASDAIYAGFADHLVPHENLDALRDALETRADPSTATELVLLFDETAPPSPLEAARAWIDDAFAADTVAEIVERLRARPEPEASATAALLGELSPTGLAVTLAAVRSARTLPGLRDALAQEYGLVMWFAATQPDLAEGIRAQVIDKDRSPRWQPATIADLPPDLAASALAHRPDVPLWG comes from the coding sequence GTGACCGACCCCGTCGACGCCGCCTCGGAGCCTGCCGTCCTCGCGAGCACGAGCGGCGGTCTGGGCCGGCTCACGCTCAACCGGCCGCGCGCGATCAACGCCCTGAACCTCGACATGGTCCGCCGCCTCCACGAGACGCTGGACGCGTGGGAGCACGACAGCGACGTGGATGCCGTGCTGCTCGACGGGGCCGGCGACCGGGGCCTGTGCGCCGGCGGCGACGTCCGCGGGCTCGCCGAGCAGGTGACGAGCGGCCGCCCCGAGGACGCGGCGCTGTTCTTCCGCGAGGAGTACGCGCTCAACGCGCGCATCGCCGAGTACCCGAAGCCGTTCGTCGCCTTCGCCGACGGCATCACCATGGGCGGCGGGATCGGGGTGGCGGGGCACGCGCGCATCCGCATCGTCACCGAGCGCTCGAAGCTGGCGATGCCCGAGACCCGCATCGGCTTCACCCCCGACGTCGGCGGCTCGTGGCTGCTCGCGCACGCCCCCGGGCGCCTGGGGGAGTACCTCGGGCTGACCGGCGCGGTGATGGATGCCTCCGACGCGATCTACGCGGGATTCGCCGACCACCTCGTGCCGCACGAGAACCTCGACGCCCTGCGCGATGCCCTCGAGACCCGGGCGGACCCGTCCACCGCGACCGAGCTGGTCCTGCTCTTCGACGAGACCGCCCCGCCGTCCCCCCTCGAGGCGGCGCGCGCGTGGATCGACGACGCGTTCGCCGCCGACACCGTCGCCGAGATCGTCGAGCGGCTCCGGGCGCGGCCCGAGCCCGAGGCATCCGCCACCGCCGCACTGCTGGGCGAGCTCTCGCCCACCGGGCTCGCCGTCACGCTCGCGGCGGTCCGCAGCGCCCGCACGCTGCCCGGTCTGCGCGACGCGCTCGCCCAGGAGTACGGTCTGGTCATGTGGTTCGCCGCCACGCAGCCCGACCTCGCCGAGGGCATCCGCGCGCAGGTCATCGACAAGGACCGCTCGCCGCGCTGGCAGCCGGCGACGATCGCCGACCTGCCCCCGGACCTGGCCGCGTCGGCCCTCGCCCACCGCCCCGACGTCCCGCTCTGGGGCTGA
- a CDS encoding ABC transporter ATP-binding protein: MPDGQLLEFADVTKRFGAVTAVAGLTAQVEPGRVTGFLGPNGAGKTTTLRILLGLVRATAGTATIGGRRYADLERPLQTVGAVLEASSFHPGRSAAAHLTIYAQAAGIPRSRVDEVLGLVGLTDAAGRKVGGFSLGMRQRLGLAYALLGDPGVLVLDEPANGLDPEGIRWMRGFLRELAAEGRTVLVSSHLLAEVQQTVDALLIISRGRLVFQGSFDELADTAEHATVVDAPDREALVAALRSADVPFEVLRSGLTVRGRDTAAVGAIAAGAGVALSSLHRRGPALEEVFLDLVNGTRVYAGAPGGAAADAAPAPAAAEVAPAPAAAEVAPADAAAERDEAGESALASAELDAEATGAPGAASALAAAAGAAWAAERADGEQPADEPSGPAGPASAASYAVASTGVIDIVPAAPVTAAEDDPWAPEDADPDVAAVAAVDDELEAEPPDVDDRPWEHYVKTESDREADAFFAAFDAGDGADGSAERAEDGRDEASVPSPDTPDDASRHDEGGAR, encoded by the coding sequence ATGCCCGATGGCCAGCTGCTGGAGTTCGCAGATGTCACCAAGCGCTTCGGCGCGGTCACGGCGGTGGCAGGCCTCACCGCGCAGGTCGAACCGGGGAGGGTGACGGGCTTCCTCGGACCCAACGGCGCCGGCAAGACGACGACCCTTCGCATCCTGCTGGGCCTCGTCCGGGCGACCGCCGGAACCGCCACGATCGGCGGACGGCGCTACGCCGACCTCGAGCGGCCGCTGCAGACCGTCGGCGCCGTGCTCGAGGCATCCAGCTTCCACCCCGGCCGCAGCGCCGCCGCGCACCTCACGATCTACGCGCAGGCCGCGGGCATCCCACGATCGCGCGTCGATGAGGTGCTGGGGCTGGTCGGATTGACGGATGCCGCAGGCCGCAAGGTCGGCGGATTCTCGCTCGGCATGCGCCAGCGCCTCGGCCTCGCCTACGCGCTGCTCGGCGACCCCGGCGTGCTCGTGCTCGACGAGCCGGCGAACGGCCTGGACCCGGAGGGGATCCGCTGGATGCGCGGCTTCCTCCGGGAGCTGGCCGCCGAGGGGCGGACCGTGCTGGTCTCGTCGCATCTGCTGGCGGAGGTGCAGCAGACCGTCGACGCGCTGCTGATCATCTCGCGGGGGCGGCTCGTCTTCCAGGGCTCGTTCGACGAGCTCGCCGACACCGCCGAGCACGCGACCGTCGTCGACGCGCCCGACCGGGAGGCGCTGGTGGCCGCCCTGCGGTCGGCGGACGTGCCGTTCGAGGTGCTGCGCTCGGGGCTGACGGTGCGCGGCCGCGACACCGCGGCGGTCGGCGCGATCGCCGCCGGAGCGGGTGTCGCGCTGTCGTCGCTGCACCGCCGGGGTCCGGCGCTCGAGGAGGTCTTCCTGGATCTCGTCAACGGCACGCGCGTGTACGCCGGCGCGCCGGGTGGGGCCGCGGCCGATGCGGCCCCCGCGCCCGCCGCCGCCGAGGTCGCGCCCGCGCCGGCCGCCGCCGAGGTCGCACCTGCCGACGCCGCGGCGGAGCGGGACGAGGCGGGTGAGTCGGCGCTCGCGTCGGCAGAGCTCGACGCCGAGGCGACCGGCGCTCCGGGGGCGGCATCCGCGCTCGCCGCCGCGGCCGGCGCCGCGTGGGCTGCCGAACGCGCCGACGGCGAGCAGCCGGCCGATGAGCCGTCCGGACCGGCGGGGCCGGCGTCGGCCGCGTCCTACGCGGTCGCGAGCACCGGCGTCATCGACATCGTGCCCGCCGCCCCTGTCACCGCGGCCGAGGACGACCCGTGGGCGCCCGAGGACGCCGACCCCGACGTGGCGGCCGTCGCCGCCGTCGACGACGAGCTCGAGGCCGAGCCGCCGGACGTCGACGACCGGCCCTGGGAGCACTACGTCAAGACCGAGTCCGACCGGGAGGCCGACGCGTTCTTCGCGGCCTTCGATGCCGGTGACGGCGCCGACGGGAGCGCCGAGAGGGCGGAGGACGGGCGGGACGAGGCATCCGTCCCCTCCCCTGACACCCCCGACGATGCATCCCGTCACGACGAAGGGGGCGCACGATGA
- a CDS encoding ABC transporter permease, translating into MSLTAATRAETTKLFSTSIWWILALVLFAYVAVTAAALAFIYAAAATGSLPGDAPPLPEEGLAATLYSTATTIGYVFPLLVGTLMVTAEFRHKTLTPTFLATPRRGRVLVAKLAVAALIGVVLGVIGVLAAVGTSAALLAGFGLDTTLTEPDTWAMLGRMLLASVLWTLIGVGIGALVRNQVGAIVGVLVFTQFIEPIGRTAAAFVEGLSDATRFLPGAASDALVGASVYSVGMPQTGAGSELDWWVGGLVLLGYAVVFVVLGHLVSWRRDVS; encoded by the coding sequence ATGAGCCTCACCGCCGCGACGCGCGCGGAGACGACCAAGCTGTTCTCGACGAGCATCTGGTGGATCCTGGCGCTCGTCCTCTTCGCCTACGTCGCCGTCACGGCGGCGGCGCTCGCCTTCATCTACGCGGCGGCCGCGACCGGGTCGCTCCCCGGAGACGCGCCGCCCCTCCCGGAAGAGGGCCTCGCCGCGACGCTGTACAGCACCGCGACCACGATCGGGTACGTCTTCCCGCTGCTGGTGGGCACGCTCATGGTGACCGCGGAGTTCCGCCACAAGACGCTGACGCCCACGTTCCTCGCGACCCCGCGACGCGGGCGCGTGCTCGTCGCCAAGCTCGCCGTCGCGGCACTCATCGGCGTCGTCCTGGGGGTGATCGGGGTCCTCGCGGCGGTCGGCACCTCGGCTGCGCTGCTCGCGGGCTTCGGGCTCGACACGACGCTGACCGAGCCCGACACCTGGGCGATGCTGGGACGAATGCTGCTGGCCTCCGTCCTGTGGACTCTCATCGGCGTCGGCATCGGCGCCCTCGTGCGCAACCAGGTCGGGGCGATCGTCGGGGTGCTCGTGTTCACCCAGTTCATCGAGCCGATCGGCCGCACCGCCGCCGCGTTCGTCGAGGGGCTCTCGGACGCGACGCGGTTCCTGCCCGGCGCGGCCAGCGACGCGCTCGTGGGCGCGAGCGTGTACAGCGTCGGGATGCCGCAGACCGGCGCAGGTTCCGAACTGGACTGGTGGGTCGGCGGGCTGGTGCTGCTCGGCTACGCCGTGGTGTTCGTCGTGCTCGGGCACCTGGTGAGCTGGCGGCGCGACGTCAGCTGA